The following coding sequences lie in one Methanobrevibacter millerae genomic window:
- a CDS encoding oxidoreductase, with the protein MKDIFDECSFGEFNLKSRIIRTGAWERQSEDGGYLTPEIYSRYERIAGSGVGLIVSEIFALDSKDRFYDYSANMNFRGFIKDYKQVTDIAHSNDVPILGQVAFFYYDDGDNQKAEPNDLTIDGIRKLQAEVILAAKKFSFAGFDGIQINMGNNFYLSRFANPYFNQRTDDYGGNTYNRLRIVLEIIKLIKKTIGFHVCCRINIEDVRKGGLTQEESMEIAKLLAENGADSIQITGRTISMKYDATEKHIFLDYVNKLAGEIDIPVILAGNLRDSKTMNEILNSSNVEFMSLSKPFVAQPDFLTEWKSNGDGVSRCKGCSNCYAKKESRCFQYDD; encoded by the coding sequence CAGGATCATAAGAACTGGAGCCTGGGAAAGGCAGAGCGAAGACGGAGGATACCTGACGCCGGAGATTTACAGCAGATACGAAAGGATTGCAGGAAGCGGCGTCGGACTTATCGTATCTGAAATCTTTGCACTTGATTCAAAAGACCGTTTTTACGACTATTCGGCCAACATGAACTTCAGAGGTTTTATTAAAGATTACAAACAGGTTACAGATATCGCCCACAGCAATGACGTGCCAATTTTAGGCCAGGTTGCGTTTTTCTACTATGATGACGGCGACAACCAGAAGGCTGAGCCAAACGATTTAACGATTGACGGAATAAGAAAGCTTCAGGCGGAAGTCATTCTGGCGGCCAAGAAATTCTCCTTTGCAGGCTTTGACGGTATTCAAATCAATATGGGAAACAATTTCTACCTGTCACGCTTTGCAAACCCTTACTTCAACCAGAGAACCGACGATTACGGCGGAAACACCTACAACAGATTGAGGATAGTCTTGGAAATCATCAAATTAATTAAAAAGACCATCGGATTTCATGTGTGCTGCAGAATTAACATTGAAGATGTAAGGAAAGGCGGCCTCACGCAGGAAGAGAGCATGGAAATAGCTAAATTACTTGCCGAAAACGGTGCCGACAGCATTCAGATTACGGGAAGAACGATTTCCATGAAGTACGATGCAACTGAAAAGCATATCTTCCTCGATTATGTAAACAAATTGGCCGGCGAAATAGACATCCCGGTAATTCTTGCGGGAAACCTGAGGGACTCCAAAACCATGAACGAGATTTTAAACTCTTCAAACGTTGAGTTCATGTCACTTTCAAAGCCTTTTGTAGCACAGCCCGACTTTTTAACCGAATGGAAAAGTAACGGTGATGGAGTTTCAAGATGCAAAGGCTGCAGCAACTGCTATGCAAAAAAGGAAAGCAGATGCTTCCAGTATGATGATTAA